The following is a genomic window from Shewanella avicenniae.
CTGATTTTTAGGATCCCAACGATGTTTGCTATCACGGAACGAGTAAACCCGTTCTTTAGCACGAGACTTCTCTTCATCGCGTCGTGCCCCGCCAAAAGCCGCATCGAAACCATACTTATCGAGTGCTTGCTTTAGTGATTGCGTTTTCATGATGTCAGTATGTTTGGCACTGCCGTGATCGAAAGGGTTAATCCCCAAACGCTGGCCTTCTTCATTGATATGAACCAGCAGTTGAAACCCATGCTTCTTAGCCATGCGGTCACGAAACTCAATCATCTCGTGAAACTTCCATGTAGTATCAACGTGCAGCAACGGGAACGGGATTTTACCGGGGTAAAAAGCTTTGCGAGCTAAATGCAGCAGGACAGAAGAGTCTTTACCGATGGAATACAACATCACTGGATTATCAAACTCAGCCGCAACTTCACGCATGATGTAAATCGACTCGGCTTCCAGCGCTTTCAGGTG
Proteins encoded in this region:
- the cysD gene encoding sulfate adenylyltransferase subunit CysD produces the protein MITPEKMTHLKALEAESIYIMREVAAEFDNPVMLYSIGKDSSVLLHLARKAFYPGKIPFPLLHVDTTWKFHEMIEFRDRMAKKHGFQLLVHINEEGQRLGINPFDHGSAKHTDIMKTQSLKQALDKYGFDAAFGGARRDEEKSRAKERVYSFRDSKHRWDPKNQRPELWNTYNSKVNKGESIRVFPLSNWTELDIWQYIYLENIEIPSLYLAKPRPVVARDEALIMVDDERMPLREGETPEMRMVRFRTLGCYPLTGAVESVAQTLPEVIQEMLLSTTSERQGRVIDHDSSGSMEKKKMEGYF